The genome window TTTCCTCGTTCTGTTCCAGCATATACCTGGTAAGTGCCTCGCACGCAGTCCCAGCACTCAAAGTATTCGTCAGAATGATCGGTGTCTCAATCGTGCCCAGCTCTTCGACCTGGATAAGCCCCATACTCTTTCCAAAGCCGTTGATCACCGACACCCCCGCCATGACCTTCTCCCGGAACAGATTTCCCTCATGAGGCAGTACAGCCGTGACCCCAGTATGGATATCCCCCTCATTGATCGTTACATTTCCCACACGGACCCCAGGAACATCTGTGATCAGATTCCGCCTGCCGCTTGAGTATTTTGCATATAGTTGAAATTGATTTCCTTCTGGTAACCCCATTGTCTAAACCTCCTCAAACTTTAAAAGACCTATAACCGAGATGAACATACACCGGCCGTTCACTTAGGCATGCCTGGCAATCAAAACAAGGTCCACTGGACCTTATTTCAGGTATACATGGCAACGCAAAAAAAGAGAAGACACTTCATCATAAAGTATATGATTCGATGCCTCCTCTTCTTCTATTCTATACGGCTGCTATCCGCCGCATTCCTACCGCTTAGTTGTTGATCAGCTTATCCTCATCACTCCAGCTGTAAAGTTTTCTGACTTCTGCACCTGTTACCTCTGCCGGATGCTCTGCTGCTTTCTTTCTCATTGCCTTGAAGTGTACCTGGCGTCCTGCCGGGGACATATCCAATAAGAATTCTTTTGCGAAAGTACCATCCTGGATATCGGAAAGGATCTTCTTCATTGCTTTCTTGGTATCTTCGGTAATAATCTTCGGTCCGGTAATGTAATCGCCGTATTCTGCCGTATTGGAGATAGAGTATCTCATGCCTGCGAAACCGCTCTGGTAAATCAGATCTACGATCAGTTTCATCTCATGGATACATTCAAAGTAAGCATTTCTCGGATCATATCCAGCTTCTACAAGTGTCTCGAAACCTGCCTGCATAAGTGCACATACGCCACCGCAAAGTACAGCCTGCTCACCAAAGAGGTCTGTCTCAGTCTCTGTTCTGAATGTTGTCTCCAGAACGCCGGCTCTTGCTCCGCCGATTCCCAGCGCGTACGCAAGCGCTTTATCAAGAGCTTTTCCGGTTGCATCCTGCTCAACTGCTACCAGACACGGTACGCCTTTTCCTACCTGGTACTCGCTTCTTACAGTATGTCCCGGTCCTTTCGGTGCGATCATGGTTACGTCTACATCCTTCGGAGGAGTGATGCAGCCAAAATGAATATTGAACCCGTGCGCGAACATCAGCATATTGCCTGCTTCCAGATTCGGCTCGATATCCTTCTTGTACATATCAGCCTGCAGCTCATCATTAATAAGGATCATGATGATATCTGCCTGTTTTGCAGCCTCCGCTGCCGTAAATACCTGAAATCCCTGCTCTTCCGCTCTCTTCCAGGACTTACTTCCCTCATAAAGACCGATGATTACGTCACAACCAGACTCTTTTAAGTTCAGAGCATGTGCATGTCCCTGACTTCCGTAGCCAATAATAGCGATTTTCTGTCCTTCCAATACAGACAGATTACAGTCTTCCTGATAATAAATCTTTGCCATTGTAATGACCTCCTGTACTTTTCTTTTCTATTAGAGTTAAAGGCTCATGGCCCCTAGCTTCCCGAATATTCTTTCTGCCGTACAAATGCTATCACAACAGAATCTTTGAATCACCTTGTAGAATCCTATCGTAATTCTACAAATATACAACATCTGCACTTCCTCTTGTCAGACCTGTGATTCCGGTTCTCGCAAGCTCCAGAATCTCATATCCTTCCAGAAGTTCCAGAAATGCATCTAATTTGGACTGCGCTCCGGTAAGCTCGATGGTAAGGCAATCCTTCTCCACATCGACGATCTTAGCTCTGAAAATATCCGCAACAGACACAATATCTGCACGCTGCGATGCATTGGCACGAACCTTGATCATGATCAGCTCACGACATACGGCATTGGTATCGTTGAGCAGCTTAATATCAATGACATCTTCCATCTTTCGTACCTGTTTTTCAATCTGGGAGAGGATCAACTCATCTCCGCTCGCCACGATCGTAATTCTGGTAAAACGCGGGTCCGCCGTCGTTCCGGCCGTGATACTCTCAATGTTATATCCACGGCGGCTGAAAAGCCCTGCCATTCGGCTCAAAAGACCCGGATTATTATGTACTAAGATTGAATACGCTTGTTTTCTCATACCATTCCCCTTTTCTTTCAAAAACAGAGTGCGTTCTGTTTTTTTATTGTAACAACTTCATATTTCTTTGTCAAGTAGCTTTATAGAATTTTACAGATTATTCTCACGATATCTCTGAAATTCTAAAGCTATTTTAGCATACTTCCGGTTTTGCTTCCACCGCAATCATAAAAAAGAACCACTGAAAGAAAGCTCAGCAGTTCCTTTTATCAATCCTTACATTGCAAATTCATTTACCCGGAGCACTTCGCAGACTTCGGAGCGGGCCTATTCTTCTGCCAGAATCGCCGCCCCGATCGCTCCGGCATATCTGGCAAGCGGTACACTTGTGACCGTAGACTTCAGCGCTTTAGATAATCTCTCCAGAATATACTGGTCCTCGCAAAGGCCTCCCGTAAGAAAATATTTTTCCCCCGGAACCTGCGAGATCAACTGCACGACCTTCGTCACTACGGATTCAATGACTCCATACGCGATATCTTCCCGCGGAGTTCCTTTTCCGATCAGGCTGATCACTTCCGATTCGGCAAATACCGTACACATGGAACTGATCGTGATTGGACTCCCTTGCCTTGCAAGCGTGGATAACTCGTCCTGGGTAAGTCCGAGCCGATTTGTCATAACCTCCAAAAACTTTCCGGTCCCGGCAGAACATTTATCATTCATGATAAACTTCATAACTCTGCCGTTTTTCAGGGAAATGCCTTTGGTATCCTGCCCTCCAATATCAATGACCGTTCCGTTATCTTTAAACAAATAATTTGCACCTTTTCCGTGGCAGGTAATCTCCGTCACCGTATCATCGGCGTAAGGAACCGAGATTCTTCCATACCCTGTAGCCACATATCTGGCATTTTCTTTGTTGATTCCTTCCGCTTCAAACGCCTGGTAAATCTCTTCCGCCGTCTTTTTGCTGCTGAAACCTGTATTCAGCAAAATTGTCTTAACTACTTCCCCATTTTCCATTGCCACCGCCTTCGCAGCGCTGGAGCCAATGTCAATTCCTACCTGGTACATCTTTTCCTCCCAATTGTTACCTCTGTACTTTGTAATACGACAGATTCCTGTCAAAATGAACCCGTCACAAAACAATTCATATATTCAGTTTATTCTCCATTTATCAATCCGTCAAATCATTATATTCTATGAATCATGCCGGCTTATAGAAGGCATCTATCTATATAATGTGCATGCTGAAAAGCCGGCAGATGTGATCTGCCGGCTCCCATACGCTCTTCTTATCCATCTTATTTCTATCTTCTCTTAATCAGCACAACACTCTCATACGGTTTCAACTGCATCGTACCATCTGCCGCTTCTCTGCCATAGTTGGAAATCAGCACCTGGCTTCCCTCCACGAATTCTTCCGGCTCCTCATACTTTGTCTCTTTGTCCGTAAAGTTACAGATCACCAGAAGCTTTTCGCTGTCCAGACTTCGGGTATATACATATAACTCCTCACTGTCCGGAAGCAATAACTCATAACTTCCATATACAATGATCGGATACTCTTTTCTCAATGCAATCAGTTTCTTATAGTAATGGAATACCGAATCTTCCCTTTCCATCTGCTCCTTCGCATTGATCTTCGTATAATTCGGATTCACATTAATCCACGGCGTTCCTGTCGTGAAACCTGCCTGCTTGCTGTCGTCCCACTGCATCGGAGTCCTTGCATTATCACGTCCTTTGTAGCTGATGTAATCGAACATCCTTTCCGGACTTAAGATTCCTTTTTCCGTAAGCTCCTTGTAAGCATTAATGCTCTCAATATCGCGGAACTCGTCCAAAGAGGTAAACGGATAGTTCGTCATGCCAAGCTCTTCGCCCTGAAACACATAGGGGGTACCCTGCATCATATGCAGACAGGTCGCAAGCATCTTTGCCGAAACCTCACGATACTGGCTGCTGTCGTTCCCCAAACGGGATACGATACGCGGCTGATCATGATTGTCCCAGAACAGGCTGTTCCAGGCCTTTCCCTCCAGCTCGGTCTGCCATTTGGAAAGCACCTCTTTTAGCCCTGTCAGCCGAATCTTTTTGCGATTCCACTTAAAGCTCTCTCCTCCGTCCAGATCCATATGCTCGAACTGGAACACCATGCTCAGCTCTTTCCCGGAAGCAGAAGCATATTTCTTCGCCTCCTCTATGGTCACGCCGGAACACTCGCCTACCGTAATCAGATCATACTTAGACAAGACTTCCTTGTTCATTTCCTGCAAATACTCATGCACTCTGGGGCCATTCACAGAATAAGGTCCAAAACTGCCGTACCCATTCTTATCCACCGGTCCGTCCGGAAGTCCCGGCACCTTGGAGATCATACTGATCACATCCATACGGAAACCATCGATTCCTTTCTCACACCACCAGTTCATCATATCAAACACAGCTTTTCGCACCTTAGGATTATCCCAGTTCAGATCCGGCTGCTTCGGCGAGAACAGATGCAGGTAATACATTCCGGTCTCTTCGTCATATTTCCATGCAGGACCGCTAAAACAGGATCCCCAGTTATTCGGCTCTTTCCCGTCCTTCCCCTCTCTCCAGAAATAGAAATCACGATACGGATTCTCTCTGGACTTGCGGCTCTCCACAAACCATCTATGTTCATCAGAAGTATGATTAACGACCAGATCCATCATGATCCGTATCCCCATATCATGCGCTGCCTGAAGCATCCGGTCAAAATCCTCCATAGTTCCGAATTCTTCCATGATCGCCTGATAGTCACTGATATCATAGCCATTGTCATCGTTGGGCGACTGATAAACCGGAGATAACCAGATCACATTAATCCCCAGTTCTTTCAGATACGGGAGCTTTGATGTAATTCCATTCAAATCACCGATTCCATCTCCGTTACTGTCACAAAAACTTCTCGGATAAATCTGATATACAACGCTTTCTTTCCACCATGTTTTTTCCATTGCCTGTTCACCTCTGCTCAAATCTTTTATCTGCTCTGATTATAGAGCACCCCCTGCCAAAGAGCAAATGGTTTTGCACAAAACGTCCGCTTGCACAAAAACAGGCACCCTTTTTATGCATTTTTACCTGACGCTTCCTCTGCCCCGCTGTCCTTTAGGCGCAGGATTCCTTCCTCTGCCACAGAATCGCGGATCACGAGATGCACCGGCAGCTTTTCCGCCATGGAGACCGGTCCGGTTCCCTGAATAAACGCCAGGAGCTTCTCAACAGCCGCCTGCGCCTTTGCAGGAGCATCCTGGTGGATCGTGGTGAGCCGCGGCCTCGCCAGAACTGCATATTCATTGTTGTCGTATCCCGCCACAGAGATTTCGTCAGGCACACGGATTCCCATATCATGCAGATAACTCAGCGCTTCCATCGCATAATAATCCGAAGCAAAAAATAAAACATCATGTGAAAATGCCAGCTGTGCCAGATTCTTTTTATAGAATTCCGCTCTCTTCTTCTGCTCCTGCGGAATCATCACATGTGCATCTTCCCCCAGGAACACTCCCGTATCCATACAGGCCCTCTTAAGCCCCTTCCACCGGAAATGATCGACCCCGACATCGTTATCCGCCAAGAAACAGATCTTCTCATGCCCCGCATCCAAAAGATACGTTCCCATAAGATAGCCTCCGCCAAAATCATCAAGCCCCACATTCGCCACCGGCTGGCCACTCTCATAGTACGTGTCCACCGATACCACCGGCATCTTCCCATTGGCCTGAATCTTCTGATTCTCAGCGGCTCCCATGCCAAGCGTAATCAGCCCTTCCACTCTCCAGATAGCCGCAAACTGCATATTCTCCTCGGGTGAATCCGAGACATGGAGCATCATATAATAATTTCTGCGATACAGTTCTTCCTCCAGCGCGCGGATCAGAATATTATAAAACGCCTGCTGCGCCACGCTTCCGGTGCCGCTCCCGATCAATACTCCGATGATTCTTGAACCGCTGCCGGCAAGAAGCCGGGGTGCCATATTCGCCACATACCCCGATTCCTCCAGCAGCTTCCGTACCTTCCGCACCGTTTCAGCCGACACCTTCCCTGTATTTCCATGTATGACGTTGGAAACAGTTGTCGGACTAACCCCTGCCTTCGCTGCCAGATCCTTCACCCTGATAGCCGCATCCGGCGTCCTTTGATATTTTACGGGATCCTGTTTCAAAATACACCCCTCCTCCTGCATGTTCCAAACTACATTTATAGCCTCTCCATAGCTTTCTTAACAAAAGCATCTCATCGACCAGTTTCACTGATTTTCCATTTAGCAGCTATCCACTTATTTAGCTTTCAGAACATAGATCCGTGACTCAAAATCTGTACTGGTCATCTCATCTGCCGGAAATTGTCCCGCCGTATCGTCAGACGTAATCAGTCCCAAATTCATAAGTTCATCTCCGTAATGCTCCGTGCCGCTAAGCTCATTTACATAACAAAGCTCCGCCGACAACCCCTTTAGCTTCAAGCGGCTGTATGACGCATTCACTTCATTAAGCACTCTGTAATAGCCCACCAATGCCGTACGCCTGTCCTCGCTTACCACCATCCAGGCCGTCACGTTCTTTTCAAAAGGACTAGACAGTCTGTAAAACGTTCCAAACTGCAGAAGCTCCCGATACTGCTTCATGAACGCGACCTGTTCCTTGACCTCTTCCCTCTCCTCGCGGGTCAGACGGTTCAGATCCAGCTCATATCCAAACGTTCCGAAATACGCCACATTTGCCCTGGTGTGAAGCGGTGTATTTCTGAGAAGCTGATGGTTCGGCGTCACCGAAACATGGCTTCCCATACTGCTGATCGGATAGCAAAGAGACGTACCATACTGAATCTTCAAACGTTCTACCGCATCCGTATCATCGCTGGTCCATGCCTGCGGTGCATAATACAGCATTCCCGGATCAAAACGTGCCCCTCCGCTCGCGCAGGATTCAAACAAGATCTCCGGGAATTCGCTCGTCAATCTCTCATAGAGATCGTACACCCCCAGAATATATCGGTGAAATACCTCCCCCTGCTGGTCAGCCGGAAGCACGCCGGAGTAGCATTCTGTAATGCTCCGATTCATATCCCACTTAATATAAGAAATCCTGGACACGCGCAAAATCTTCGCCATCATCTCATAAATATAGTCCACTACCTCTTTTCGTGAGAAATCCAATACATACTGATATCTGCCGTGACTGTCTCTTCTTCCCGGTGTGTGGAGGATATAATCCGGATGCTCTCTGTAAAGTCTGGAATTCTTATTTGCCATCTCCGGTTCGAACCACAGGCCGAATTTCAGCCCCAGGGCTTCGATCTGCTCTGAAATAGCCTGAATTCCTCCCGGAAGCAGCTCTTCATTCGCCACCCAGTCTCCCAATCCGGCCGTATCATCACGCCTATCACCGAACCATCCATCGTCCAGAACAAAAAGCTCCACTCCGCATTCCTTTGCTGTTTTCGCAATTTCGACCAGCTTATTGGCGTCAAAATCAAAATACGTCGCTTCCCAATTATTGATCAGAATCGGTCTGGCTTTATCTCTCCAGTATCCCCGGGCCAGCCGTTTCTGATACAACCGGTGAAAAGTCTGGCTCATATCATTCAGCCCTGCATTCGTATAGACCATCACTGCCTCAGGAGTCTGAAACTTAGCCCCTGCCTCCAGCTTCCAGTCAAACCCAAAGGGACTGATTCCCATCAGCATCCGGAGGGTATCATGCGTATCCACCTCTGCCTGTGCGAGGAAATTACCACTGTATACCAAACTGAAGCCTATCGCCTCCCCGGTATGCTCCGTCGTATGAGGCCGTTTTAATACCACGAACGGATTCTGTTCATGAGAGGAATGTCCCCGCTTACTGTCCACCGCCTGAAGCCCATACTCCAATTTCCTGGTACAGATATGTCTCTCTCTTGCCCAGGCTCCGCTAAGCTGTATCCATTCATATTCAAAATCCGGAAGATCCATGCAAAGACTCATGACACGGGTCAGATGCACCGACTCCTCCCCTTCATTGCAAACCTTCACACTTCTTGCCAGCGCTGCTCTTCCATCAAAAATAGTATAGAAAAGTTCCAGTGCCACTTTCGTCAGCGGGTCTTTTACAAAAATCGTAAGCGTAAGAGCCTCATCCTCCGATTCCGTATAGGTAGCCGGAAGCCCTGCAAGTTTCGGCTTTCCTTTACGGATCTCATATCCCTGGTACTGAAAATCCGAGATTCTGCTTCCGTTCTTCTGCAGCACCTCGATGGCCGGCTCCCGGTAATCCGAGGTTCCATATACCGGATATTCCTGCTTAATATGTTCCAGAGAGAACCGCTTGGAACCCTCGTACACACACGAAGCCATACAGCGGGCTGCATCTTCCATCAGATAGGAGAAATCCTCCTTGTCCCGAATATGCTCTCCAAAATATAACTGCCCCATATTCCCATTCTTCAAAACAGTCATAATGTAACTAATCTTGTCATTAAACAGATGAAATGTTCTTGTACTCTCATGAAAAAGAATCTGTACCATCTTCGCTTCCTCCATCATTTTTCGTATTTTGACGTTTCTTCCTGCGCCGAGATGAACGTCCACAATATTATATACATATTTTCCGGATATCTTCCAGTAAATATGTTTAAAAAAGCAGTCAAAATGTTAACTCTTTTTTTCGTCCTCCTCAGCCTCTTCTACATCATACATCTTCCTAATCAGTTCCCTTCGATAATTCTTACGAAACTTAAGAGGCGGAACTCCCATTCTCGATTTATAGGCTTTGGAGAATACCAGCGCATCCCGGTAACCGCAGGAATATGCCACGCTTTCAATGGAAAGATCCGTCAGCGTCAGCAGTTCCCTGGCCCGGGATACCCGGTAGTTTGTGAGATATTCCTGTGGAGACATGCCAAGTGTCTCCCGGAACAGCAGATACAGATAACTTCTGTTTATATTGACATAATCCGCAATCTGTGATACCTTGATCGGATTATAATAGTTATTTTGAATAAATTCCACCGCCGCACCCACATATTTATTCTCATCCATCCTCTCCTGCGAAGTCTCCAGTTCAATATCCTCTGCGATTATATGGAAAAATTCGTACAGAAGGCTCTCTCTGCGGAATTGATTCGCCATCGTACAGGGCCTGCACTCCAGCATCTCATTCACGATCTGCGTAAACTCCTCTCTCTTATCCGACCGAAATACCGGCATCTCAGTTCCAAGGCCGATCTTAGACAAATACTGGGCCGCTGCCTCTCCCGCAAATCCAATCCACAGATAGGACCATGGTGTCTCCTTATCAGCCTGGTAAAATGTTACCTTTTCCGGCACGATCAGAAACCCCTCTCCCGGGTTCAGCTCATATCTCTGCTCCCCGGTCTTAAAGATTCCTTTCCCTTCCAAAATATAGTGTATGATATAGTTCGGCCTTACTGCCGGTCCAAAACTATGCAAAGGTTTGCAGTTTTCAAATCCACAAAAGCAGAAATATAACTCATGTGATGTCATTTCCGATAGCTGAACCGCAAGAATCTCTTCCACCTGCGCCACCTCCTGTCCTTCTTTTCTCACACTATAAACGGAATAAAAACGAATGTCAACAGATTCGATGAACTTAGGTATTTGTCGGAAAACGTCGGTAATCTCCGGCAAATACCAACGTATTTCGTCGCAGTGTTGCGCTTTTCATTTAAATATGATATGCTGATTTTCATATAAAAGAGAATCTTGCCAGGCAGGATTCTCTGCCTGTGGCAGGCGCTTTAGCGCCATTATTTTCTCCGCTGCAGTGCATTTTCACTCTGTTCCAGAAGGAGGCACTATTATGGACGGAATTATTTTTGATGTAGATGGCACTTTGTGGGACGCGACCGACACGATCGCCAAGGCATGGAATCAGACCATCGCCGAGAATTCCACGCTTAAGATGCAGGTGAGTGGCAGCGACCTAAGAGCCGTTTTCGGCAAGACTATGGACGAGATCACAGAGATTTTTTTCCCGTCACTTCCCTACGAAGAGCGCACCCGGCTTGGATACCTCTGCTTCGACTCTGAGAACCAGCTCCTGGAAAAAGAACCAGCGCCCTTATACCCCGGCGTAGAAGAGACTTTTCAAAAGCTTTCGAAAAAAACGGATTTATTCATCGTAAGCAACTGTCAAAAAGGCTATATCGAAATCCTGCTTCAGACGACCGGTCTTAGCCGCTATGTAAAAGACCATCTCTGTTTTGGCGATACCCAGGTTCCCAAACATGAGACCATTCGTCTCCTCATGAAGAAAAATCAACTAAATGATGTAATCTACGTCGGTGATACCCAGGGAGACTTTCATGCGTGCAAGCTGGCAGGCGTTCCTTTTATTTTCGCTGAATATGGTTTCGGAGCGGTACCAGATGCTCCCAGGAAAATTACCGATATCACGCAACTTATAGACTTGATTTAGCTGAATACAGGTTCTTCTTGGCATCCGGCACTAAACATTCACTTAAATACACAGGATAACATGTGATAGTATTCCATATGGTAGCAAGTGCGCGTTCCTATCCTTTACATTCTACGCATGATAACATGTCATAGCATTCCATCGGGCCTTCACTTAGGTATACCGCGCGCCAAGATGAACGTCCACTGGAGTTCACTCGGGTATGCTTGGCAACCAAAATAAGGTCCACTGAATCTAATTTCAGGTATGCATGGCAAACAAAAGTCCGGATTTCCCGTCTTGCTATCTGCAATGACAAAAATCCGGACTCAAGTTTCACTCTTAACTTTTCACGTAACTCTCACTGTCTTACTATTTTTATAAAGCAGCCAAAAGTATCAGTACAACATTTCACAAATAACTATACCAAATTGCTTGCCTGCTTTCCTTTCTGATTATTCAGAAAACCGTACCTTAATATAAGCCTTGATCTCTTCCACACATTTTTCAAAGCCCAGCTTACCGCTGTTCAGGCACAAATCGTAATTTCGCGCATCCGTCCATTCCCGCCCTGTATAGTGCTTATAAAAATCTGCACGATACCGGTCTGTCTTTGCGATAAACTTCTCCATCTCAGCAGTCGTCATGCTGTTTCTCTCCATCGCCCGGGCAAGATTGAACTCAGCCGAAGCATGAACAAACACACTGACAACATTCTGATAATCCTTCAAGACAAAGTCCGCCGCACGTCCTATGATAACACAACTCTCCGTTTCCGCAAGATGTTTGATGATCTTCGCCTGATAATTGAACAGATTCTTCGCCGATACAAAATCCTTACTCTCCGGCGGAATCAGATCTCCTGTATACACATCCGTGGTCATTCTGAGCAGGGGGCTGTTTCTGAGCTTCTCGTCGACCTGTCTGAAAAGCTGCTCACTGATTCCACTCTCCTCCGACGCCATTTTAAGAAGATTGCTGCCGTAACACGGGATTCCAAGATCCTTCGCCAGCATCTCACCTACTGTCTTACCGCCGCTCCCATACTGTCTTGCAACTGTAATCACAATATTTTTCATCACAATCTCCTCCTATTCCCCCAGATATGCTTTCTTAATCGAATCATCATTCATCAGTTCTTTTGCATCACCTTCCAGCACGATCTTTCCGGTTTCCAGGACATAAGCCCTGTCTGCAATAGAAAGTGCTTTCTTTGCATTCTGCTCCACCAGAAGAACTGTAGTTCCTCCCTCGCTCACTTCGCGGATAATATCAAAAATCTCGTTGACAAAAATCGGAGAAAGTCCCATGGACGGCTCATCCATCACGATGATCTTCGGGTGCGACATCAGTGCGCGCCCCATGGCAAGCATCTGCTGTTCTCCTCCGCTAAGCGTACCCGCGAGCTGATTCTTTCTTTCCTTCAGACGTGGGAATCTCTTATAAACCATCTCCAGCGTCTTTGCAATCTCATCTTTGTCTTTTCTGGTATATGCGCCCATTTTCAGATTCTCATATACCGTAAGCTCCGCAAATACCCGTCGTCCTTCCGGCACATGTGCCATTCCCAAAGAAACAATCTTATGCGCCGGAACCTTGGTAATATCTTTTCCTTCAAACAGCACGGTACCTTTCTTAGGTGAAAGCAGCCCGGTAATCGTGTGCAAAGTAGTGGTCTTTCCGGCTCCGTTGGCTCCAATCAGGGCAATAACCTCCCCTTCATTTACTTCAAAAGAGATTCCTTTGATTGCCTGAATCATACCGTAAAATACTTCAATATCCTTTACTTCAAGCATTGCCATTTTCCCATTCCTCCTATTCGCCCAGATATGCCTTGATTACTTCCGGATTATTCAGAACATCCGCTGTATCCCCTTCGGCCAGAACCTCACCGAAATTCAGCACGGTAAGCTTCTCGCAAATACCGGATACCAGCTTCATATCATGCTCGATCAGAAGAATCGTCATGTCGAATTTGTCCCGCACAAAACGTATGGTCTTCATCAGTTCCTGGGTTTCATTCGGATTCATGCCGGCAGCAGGCTCATCTAAAAGCAAAAGTTTGGGCTTCGTCGCCAGTGCACGGGTAATCTCCAACTCCCTTTGTTTTCCATAGGGAAGGTTCGACGCCAATGTCTGCGCATCATTATGGAGATCAAACACTTCCAGAAGCTCCATGGCCTTCTCATTCATTTCTTTTTCGACTTTATAATATTTCGGAAGGCGGAAAATTCCTTCCAGAGTAGAGTATGGATAATGATTATGCAGACCTGCTTTTACATTATCCAGTACTGTAAGATCCTTAAACAACCGAATATTCTGGAATGTACGGGCAATCCCTGCCTTATTAATATCAATCGTCTTCTTTCCTACAATACTCTCCCCGTCCAGCTTTATGATTCCCTCATCCGGACGGTATACTCCGGTAAGCAGGTTAAAAATTGTCGTCTTTCCTGCACCGTTCGGTCCGATCAGCCCGTAGAGGCAGCCTTTTTCAATCTCCAAATGAAATTCATTTACAGCTCGCAGACCGCCAAAGGAGATTCCTAAGTTCTTCACTTCCAATAATGCCATAACCTATGCCGCCTCCTTCGTATTTT of Roseburia hominis contains these proteins:
- the ilvC gene encoding ketol-acid reductoisomerase, with the translated sequence MAKIYYQEDCNLSVLEGQKIAIIGYGSQGHAHALNLKESGCDVIIGLYEGSKSWKRAEEQGFQVFTAAEAAKQADIIMILINDELQADMYKKDIEPNLEAGNMLMFAHGFNIHFGCITPPKDVDVTMIAPKGPGHTVRSEYQVGKGVPCLVAVEQDATGKALDKALAYALGIGGARAGVLETTFRTETETDLFGEQAVLCGGVCALMQAGFETLVEAGYDPRNAYFECIHEMKLIVDLIYQSGFAGMRYSISNTAEYGDYITGPKIITEDTKKAMKKILSDIQDGTFAKEFLLDMSPAGRQVHFKAMRKKAAEHPAEVTGAEVRKLYSWSDEDKLINN
- the ilvN gene encoding acetolactate synthase small subunit — its product is MRKQAYSILVHNNPGLLSRMAGLFSRRGYNIESITAGTTADPRFTRITIVASGDELILSQIEKQVRKMEDVIDIKLLNDTNAVCRELIMIKVRANASQRADIVSVADIFRAKIVDVEKDCLTIELTGAQSKLDAFLELLEGYEILELARTGITGLTRGSADVVYL
- a CDS encoding acyl-CoA dehydratase activase; its protein translation is MYQVGIDIGSSAAKAVAMENGEVVKTILLNTGFSSKKTAEEIYQAFEAEGINKENARYVATGYGRISVPYADDTVTEITCHGKGANYLFKDNGTVIDIGGQDTKGISLKNGRVMKFIMNDKCSAGTGKFLEVMTNRLGLTQDELSTLARQGSPITISSMCTVFAESEVISLIGKGTPREDIAYGVIESVVTKVVQLISQVPGEKYFLTGGLCEDQYILERLSKALKSTVTSVPLARYAGAIGAAILAEE
- a CDS encoding alpha-glucosidase, which produces MEKTWWKESVVYQIYPRSFCDSNGDGIGDLNGITSKLPYLKELGINVIWLSPVYQSPNDDNGYDISDYQAIMEEFGTMEDFDRMLQAAHDMGIRIMMDLVVNHTSDEHRWFVESRKSRENPYRDFYFWREGKDGKEPNNWGSCFSGPAWKYDEETGMYYLHLFSPKQPDLNWDNPKVRKAVFDMMNWWCEKGIDGFRMDVISMISKVPGLPDGPVDKNGYGSFGPYSVNGPRVHEYLQEMNKEVLSKYDLITVGECSGVTIEEAKKYASASGKELSMVFQFEHMDLDGGESFKWNRKKIRLTGLKEVLSKWQTELEGKAWNSLFWDNHDQPRIVSRLGNDSSQYREVSAKMLATCLHMMQGTPYVFQGEELGMTNYPFTSLDEFRDIESINAYKELTEKGILSPERMFDYISYKGRDNARTPMQWDDSKQAGFTTGTPWINVNPNYTKINAKEQMEREDSVFHYYKKLIALRKEYPIIVYGSYELLLPDSEELYVYTRSLDSEKLLVICNFTDKETKYEEPEEFVEGSQVLISNYGREAADGTMQLKPYESVVLIKRR
- a CDS encoding LacI family DNA-binding transcriptional regulator, which codes for MKQDPVKYQRTPDAAIRVKDLAAKAGVSPTTVSNVIHGNTGKVSAETVRKVRKLLEESGYVANMAPRLLAGSGSRIIGVLIGSGTGSVAQQAFYNILIRALEEELYRRNYYMMLHVSDSPEENMQFAAIWRVEGLITLGMGAAENQKIQANGKMPVVSVDTYYESGQPVANVGLDDFGGGYLMGTYLLDAGHEKICFLADNDVGVDHFRWKGLKRACMDTGVFLGEDAHVMIPQEQKKRAEFYKKNLAQLAFSHDVLFFASDYYAMEALSYLHDMGIRVPDEISVAGYDNNEYAVLARPRLTTIHQDAPAKAQAAVEKLLAFIQGTGPVSMAEKLPVHLVIRDSVAEEGILRLKDSGAEEASGKNA
- a CDS encoding alpha-galactosidase, which gives rise to MVQILFHESTRTFHLFNDKISYIMTVLKNGNMGQLYFGEHIRDKEDFSYLMEDAARCMASCVYEGSKRFSLEHIKQEYPVYGTSDYREPAIEVLQKNGSRISDFQYQGYEIRKGKPKLAGLPATYTESEDEALTLTIFVKDPLTKVALELFYTIFDGRAALARSVKVCNEGEESVHLTRVMSLCMDLPDFEYEWIQLSGAWARERHICTRKLEYGLQAVDSKRGHSSHEQNPFVVLKRPHTTEHTGEAIGFSLVYSGNFLAQAEVDTHDTLRMLMGISPFGFDWKLEAGAKFQTPEAVMVYTNAGLNDMSQTFHRLYQKRLARGYWRDKARPILINNWEATYFDFDANKLVEIAKTAKECGVELFVLDDGWFGDRRDDTAGLGDWVANEELLPGGIQAISEQIEALGLKFGLWFEPEMANKNSRLYREHPDYILHTPGRRDSHGRYQYVLDFSRKEVVDYIYEMMAKILRVSRISYIKWDMNRSITECYSGVLPADQQGEVFHRYILGVYDLYERLTSEFPEILFESCASGGARFDPGMLYYAPQAWTSDDTDAVERLKIQYGTSLCYPISSMGSHVSVTPNHQLLRNTPLHTRANVAYFGTFGYELDLNRLTREEREEVKEQVAFMKQYRELLQFGTFYRLSSPFEKNVTAWMVVSEDRRTALVGYYRVLNEVNASYSRLKLKGLSAELCYVNELSGTEHYGDELMNLGLITSDDTAGQFPADEMTSTDFESRIYVLKAK